In Cumulibacter manganitolerans, the following are encoded in one genomic region:
- a CDS encoding Lrp/AsnC family transcriptional regulator: protein MDDVDRKIIQVLREAGRTSYVALGKEVGLSSPAVHERVNKLEAQGVITGYHASVDPTAIGLGVTALVGIYTGGSGDESVLLEELRKMPEIEDCMYVAGDESYFVKIRVTDMLALERLLLAIGELKGVTRTRTTIAISTKWEGRAGGKSGLDADVDDSE from the coding sequence GTGGACGACGTCGACCGCAAGATCATCCAGGTGCTTCGGGAGGCCGGACGGACGAGCTACGTAGCGCTCGGCAAGGAGGTGGGCTTGTCGTCACCGGCGGTGCACGAGCGGGTCAACAAGCTGGAGGCCCAAGGGGTGATCACCGGGTATCACGCCTCGGTGGACCCGACGGCGATCGGTCTGGGCGTGACGGCGCTGGTCGGCATCTACACCGGCGGAAGCGGTGACGAGAGCGTCCTGCTGGAAGAGCTGCGCAAGATGCCCGAGATCGAGGACTGCATGTACGTCGCGGGTGACGAGTCGTACTTCGTGAAGATCCGGGTCACCGACATGCTGGCGCTCGAGCGGCTGCTGCTGGCGATCGGGGAGCTCAAGGGCGTCACCCGCACGCGCACCACCATCGCGATCTCCACCAAGTGGGAGGGCCGCGCCGGCGGCAAGAGCGGCCTGGACGCCGACGTCGACGACTCCGAGTAG
- a CDS encoding DUF4229 domain-containing protein: MTKKPEAPAAKLPKRQPAASLAAAYFVARLGVFLAILAIFWVIGFRGLPGALAAAILSIPVSFFTLGRMRQSVAIRMDERRAEQQSIKDEFRDAGKTDKP, from the coding sequence ATGACCAAGAAGCCCGAGGCCCCCGCTGCGAAGCTGCCCAAGCGGCAGCCCGCCGCGTCGCTGGCGGCGGCGTACTTCGTGGCCCGGCTCGGCGTGTTCCTCGCGATCTTGGCGATCTTCTGGGTGATCGGGTTCCGCGGCCTGCCGGGCGCGCTCGCCGCGGCCATCCTGTCGATCCCGGTGTCGTTCTTCACGCTCGGACGGATGCGCCAGAGCGTCGCGATCCGCATGGACGAGCGTCGCGCCGAGCAGCAGAGCATCAAGGACGAGTTCCGCGACGCCGGCAAGACCGACAAGCCGTAG
- a CDS encoding AMP-binding protein, with protein sequence MRRIEPLVVDPIPTSAQVAALGRVLDDDHRGGCLLPVPAGPEGDRLASEVSGRAVPDDAVLAVATTGSTGTPKVVLHSRATLLASINSTATRVGGHGAWLLCLGINHIAGIQVVLRAKVAGTAPVVAPAGGPSFADDFAAAAARPTAARRYVSLVPTQLQRLLDSPAREALTRFDAILLGGAAADPQLLSRSRDAGATVVTTYGMSETGGGCVYDGVPLDGVEIGTGDDGVVRLTGDLVALGYLQAPDPDPFDGRTFTTSDLGEIVDGRLRIVGRADDIINTGAKKVAPLRVEQALRALPAVADTIVVGVPDDNWGQRVVALVVPASDATLPLDEVRDALRGRLADHELPREVITLDALPYKGIGKPDRAAALELATSRRRLR encoded by the coding sequence GTGCGCCGCATCGAGCCGCTGGTCGTCGACCCGATCCCCACGTCGGCGCAGGTCGCGGCACTCGGCCGCGTGCTGGACGACGACCACCGCGGCGGTTGCCTCCTGCCGGTTCCCGCCGGGCCCGAGGGTGACCGCCTGGCATCGGAGGTCAGCGGCCGGGCCGTGCCGGACGACGCGGTCCTTGCCGTCGCCACTACCGGATCGACCGGCACCCCGAAGGTCGTCCTGCACTCCCGCGCCACGCTGCTGGCCTCGATCAACTCCACCGCGACCCGCGTCGGCGGCCACGGCGCGTGGTTGCTGTGCCTGGGGATCAACCACATCGCCGGCATCCAGGTCGTCCTGCGCGCCAAGGTGGCCGGCACGGCGCCCGTCGTCGCGCCGGCCGGAGGTCCGTCGTTCGCCGACGACTTCGCGGCCGCGGCCGCCCGGCCCACCGCCGCCCGCCGCTACGTCTCGCTAGTCCCCACCCAGCTGCAGCGACTGCTCGACTCACCGGCACGCGAGGCGCTCACCCGCTTCGACGCCATCCTGCTCGGGGGCGCGGCCGCCGACCCGCAACTGCTCTCCCGCTCGCGGGACGCCGGAGCCACCGTCGTCACGACGTACGGCATGAGCGAGACCGGCGGCGGCTGCGTGTACGACGGCGTCCCGCTCGACGGCGTCGAGATCGGCACCGGCGACGACGGCGTCGTGCGGCTCACCGGTGATCTCGTGGCCCTCGGCTACCTGCAGGCCCCGGATCCGGACCCCTTCGACGGCCGCACCTTCACCACGTCCGACCTCGGCGAGATCGTCGACGGCAGGCTGCGCATCGTCGGCCGCGCCGACGACATCATCAACACCGGCGCCAAGAAGGTCGCGCCGCTCCGGGTCGAGCAGGCGCTGCGCGCCCTGCCCGCCGTGGCCGACACCATCGTGGTCGGCGTCCCGGACGACAACTGGGGCCAGCGCGTCGTAGCCCTCGTCGTCCCCGCCTCCGATGCGACGCTGCCGCTCGACGAGGTGCGCGACGCGCTGCGCGGCCGGCTCGCCGATCACGAGCTACCCCGCGAGGTGATCACGCTCGATGCGCTGCCATACAAGGGAATCGGCAAGCCGGACCGCGCGGCCGCCCTGGAGCTTGCGACGTCTCGACGTCGCCTCCGCTAG
- a CDS encoding 1,4-dihydroxy-2-naphthoyl-CoA synthase, translating to MTDNAASNPVSEIFDPSSWEEVAGFDFTDITYHRSVGDAEAKSRGVVRIAFNRPEVRNAFRPNTVDELYRALDHARMSTDVGAVILTGNGPSPKDGGWAFCSGGDQRIRGKDGYKYAEGTTSDSIDPARAGRLHILEVQRLIRTMPKVVICVATGWVAGGGHSLHVVCDLTLASAEHGKFKQTDADVASFDAGYGSAYLARQVGQKFAREIFFLGSEYSAEDAHRMGMVNKVVPHAELEKVALEWGREITRKSPTAQRMLKFAFNMIDDGLMGQQVFAGEATRLGYMTDEAAEGRDSFLQKRDPDWSAFPYHF from the coding sequence GTGACCGACAACGCTGCGAGCAACCCCGTCTCCGAGATCTTCGACCCGTCGTCCTGGGAAGAGGTGGCCGGTTTCGACTTCACCGACATCACCTACCACCGCAGCGTCGGTGACGCGGAGGCCAAGTCGCGGGGCGTCGTCCGCATCGCGTTCAACCGGCCCGAGGTGCGCAACGCTTTCCGCCCGAACACCGTCGACGAGCTGTACCGCGCGCTCGACCACGCGCGCATGTCGACCGACGTCGGCGCCGTGATCCTCACCGGCAACGGCCCGTCACCGAAGGACGGCGGCTGGGCGTTCTGCTCCGGCGGCGACCAGCGGATCCGCGGCAAGGACGGCTACAAGTACGCCGAGGGCACCACCAGCGACTCCATCGACCCGGCCCGCGCCGGCCGCCTGCACATCCTCGAGGTGCAGCGGCTGATCCGCACCATGCCCAAGGTCGTCATCTGCGTCGCGACCGGCTGGGTCGCCGGCGGCGGCCACTCGCTGCACGTCGTCTGCGACCTCACCCTCGCCTCCGCCGAGCACGGCAAGTTCAAGCAGACGGACGCCGATGTCGCGTCGTTCGACGCCGGCTACGGCTCGGCGTACCTCGCCCGCCAGGTCGGCCAGAAGTTCGCCCGCGAGATCTTCTTCCTCGGCTCGGAGTACTCCGCCGAGGACGCGCACCGGATGGGCATGGTCAACAAGGTCGTCCCGCACGCCGAGCTCGAGAAGGTCGCGCTCGAGTGGGGCCGGGAGATCACCCGCAAGTCCCCCACCGCGCAGCGGATGCTCAAGTTCGCCTTCAACATGATCGACGACGGCCTCATGGGCCAGCAGGTCTTCGCCGGCGAGGCCACCCGCCTCGGCTATATGACCGACGAGGCCGCCGAAGGCCGCGACTCGTTCCTGCAGAAGCGCGATCCCGACTGGTCCGCCTTCCCCTACCACTTCTAG